In Paenibacillus sp. FSL M7-0420, a single genomic region encodes these proteins:
- a CDS encoding ABC transporter permease, with product MSPMPGGTDPEIPVVDLDRPPGPWRVLWKKFSRNPFAMGGLIVLLIFVLLAICAPFLTSYGPEKIDLMFANLKPGAEGHPLGTDELGRDILSRLLYSARISLLIGFSVAFVSVLVGSVVGAISGYFGGFVDTVFMRIVDVMNSVPSLFLNILVMALFGTQIKFMILILAFTSWMSIARLVRGTFLQLREMQYVEAARAIGVSSWGIIFRHLLRNASFPIIVNATLMVGGAILSESALSYLGLGIQAPATSWGLMLSNAQEFMLIDPMQAVYPGFCILMVVLAVNFIGDGIRDALDPRQQVTKSRRRLEQWRKNYSKSGN from the coding sequence ATGAGTCCTATGCCGGGCGGAACTGACCCCGAAATTCCGGTGGTGGATTTGGACAGACCTCCCGGCCCGTGGAGAGTGCTGTGGAAGAAGTTTTCGCGCAATCCTTTTGCTATGGGCGGGTTGATCGTCCTGCTTATCTTTGTGCTGCTGGCGATCTGCGCACCGTTCCTGACCTCCTATGGGCCGGAGAAGATTGATCTGATGTTCGCCAACCTGAAGCCTGGAGCGGAGGGGCATCCCCTTGGCACTGACGAGCTGGGCCGCGATATTCTCAGCAGACTGCTGTACAGCGCACGGATCTCGCTGCTTATCGGTTTCTCGGTTGCTTTTGTATCCGTGCTGGTCGGATCGGTGGTCGGAGCCATTTCGGGTTACTTCGGGGGATTCGTGGATACGGTATTCATGCGGATTGTTGACGTCATGAACTCCGTCCCATCCCTGTTCCTGAATATCCTGGTGATGGCGCTGTTCGGAACACAGATTAAATTCATGATCCTGATTCTGGCGTTCACGAGCTGGATGAGTATTGCCCGGCTGGTCCGGGGAACCTTCCTGCAGCTGCGGGAGATGCAGTATGTGGAGGCGGCCAGAGCAATCGGCGTATCCAGCTGGGGGATCATCTTCCGGCATCTGCTCCGCAATGCGAGCTTCCCGATCATTGTCAATGCGACCTTAATGGTCGGCGGCGCGATTCTCAGTGAATCCGCGTTGTCCTATCTGGGTCTTGGTATTCAGGCTCCGGCTACGAGCTGGGGGCTGATGCTCAGCAACGCGCAGGAGTTCATGCTGATTGATCCGATGCAGGCGGTGTATCCGGGCTTTTGCATCCTGATGGTGGTGCTGGCGGTTAACTTTATCGGCGACGGCATCCGGGATGCCCTTGATCCCAGACAGCAAGTGACCAAATCCCGGAGGAGGCTGGAACAATGGCGCAAAAACTACTCGAAATCCGGAAATTGA
- a CDS encoding ABC transporter ATP-binding protein: protein MAQKLLEIRKLTAGFATEKGLLKATDGISLTVDKGQTVCIVGESGSGKSVTSLAIMRLIDYAGGMILDGTIDFHGQDLGAKSQEEMREIRGNRIAMIFQDPMSSLNPVFTIGEQIAESLRLHQNKSDSEALRLAVDLIRLVGIPAPEIRAKQYPHELSGGMCQRVVIAIALACNPELLIADEPTTALDVTVQAQILDLLRKLQSELGMSILLITHDMGVAAEMADRIAVMYAGAIVEEGGVEEIFDHPSHPYTVGLLQSIPGFEGGRGGELYTISGTIPPIGQLPAGCRFHPRCPHAMDICRSEEPPDFMITGDHRTACWLFKDKPVSADTSREAKRA, encoded by the coding sequence ATGGCGCAAAAACTACTCGAAATCCGGAAATTGACCGCCGGCTTTGCAACAGAGAAGGGATTGCTCAAAGCAACCGACGGCATCTCTCTTACTGTGGACAAAGGCCAGACGGTCTGTATTGTAGGCGAATCGGGCAGCGGCAAAAGTGTCACCTCGCTGGCGATTATGCGCCTGATTGATTATGCGGGCGGTATGATCCTGGATGGAACCATTGACTTCCATGGACAGGATCTGGGGGCGAAGAGCCAGGAGGAGATGCGGGAAATCCGCGGTAACCGGATTGCGATGATCTTCCAGGACCCGATGTCTTCGCTGAATCCGGTCTTTACCATAGGGGAGCAGATTGCGGAGAGTCTGCGGCTCCATCAGAACAAGAGTGACTCGGAAGCGTTGAGGCTGGCGGTTGATCTGATCCGGCTGGTCGGCATACCGGCCCCGGAGATCCGTGCGAAGCAGTACCCGCATGAGCTGTCCGGCGGGATGTGCCAGCGCGTAGTCATTGCGATTGCGCTGGCCTGTAACCCCGAGCTGCTGATTGCCGATGAGCCGACCACCGCACTTGATGTTACGGTCCAAGCGCAGATTCTGGATCTGCTGCGCAAGCTTCAGTCGGAGCTTGGCATGTCCATCCTGCTGATCACCCACGACATGGGGGTTGCCGCCGAGATGGCTGACCGTATTGCTGTGATGTATGCGGGAGCTATAGTGGAAGAGGGGGGTGTGGAAGAGATTTTCGACCATCCCAGCCATCCGTATACGGTAGGTCTGCTCCAGTCGATTCCGGGGTTTGAAGGCGGACGCGGAGGCGAGCTCTATACGATCAGCGGAACGATTCCGCCGATAGGGCAGCTGCCAGCGGGCTGCCGCTTCCACCCGCGCTGTCCGCATGCTATGGATATCTGCAGAAGCGAGGAGCCGCCGGATTTCATGATTACAGGCGATCACCGGACCGCCTGCTGGCTGTTCAAGGATAAGCCGGTGTCAGCGGATACCAGCAGGGAGGCGAAGCGCGCATGA
- a CDS encoding ABC transporter ATP-binding protein — translation MMNKTATIPDRKLSSSSEVLVEVKDIKKYFPITKGLLNRTVGQVKAVDGVNLAIRQGETFGLVGESGCGKSTFGRVLLRLQSATGGQVLFKGQDIHSLGSRDMRKLREEMQIIFQDPFGSLNPRFLVKDIIGEPLRIHWNMSGKEIDARVVELMELVGLDASRRNRYPHEFSGGQRQRIGIARAIALNPQFIVADEAVSALDVSVQSQVINLLMKLQKELGLTFLFIAHGLNVVRHISDRVGVMYLGKLVEVGETEALFAAPLHPYTAALLSAIPKPTPRRKQERIMLEGDVPSPANPPSGCRFHTRCPFVQDKCRSVEPLLEEVLPGRPVACHFPLLPKS, via the coding sequence ATGATGAACAAGACAGCAACTATACCGGACCGTAAGCTATCGTCCTCCTCAGAAGTGCTGGTGGAGGTTAAGGATATTAAGAAGTATTTTCCGATCACCAAGGGCCTGCTTAACCGGACCGTCGGGCAGGTGAAGGCGGTAGATGGAGTCAATCTGGCGATCCGCCAAGGTGAGACGTTCGGGCTGGTCGGGGAATCCGGCTGCGGCAAATCCACCTTCGGACGGGTACTTCTCCGGCTGCAAAGTGCGACCGGGGGGCAGGTGTTATTCAAGGGCCAGGATATCCATTCGCTGGGTTCGCGTGACATGCGGAAGCTGCGGGAAGAGATGCAGATTATTTTCCAGGACCCGTTCGGGTCGCTGAATCCGCGCTTCCTCGTCAAGGATATTATCGGCGAGCCGCTGCGTATTCACTGGAACATGTCCGGCAAGGAGATCGATGCCCGGGTGGTTGAACTGATGGAACTGGTGGGTCTGGATGCCAGCCGCCGGAACCGCTATCCGCATGAATTCTCCGGCGGACAACGCCAGCGCATTGGCATCGCCCGGGCGATTGCGCTGAATCCGCAGTTTATTGTGGCCGATGAGGCCGTGTCCGCGCTTGACGTATCCGTGCAATCCCAGGTCATTAACCTGCTGATGAAGCTGCAGAAGGAGCTGGGCTTAACCTTCCTGTTCATCGCGCATGGTCTTAACGTTGTCCGGCATATCTCTGACCGTGTGGGGGTCATGTACCTGGGCAAGCTGGTGGAGGTGGGGGAGACGGAGGCGCTGTTCGCGGCCCCGCTGCATCCGTATACTGCCGCCCTGCTATCGGCCATTCCGAAGCCGACGCCAAGGCGCAAGCAGGAGCGTATTATGCTGGAGGGAGATGTGCCCTCCCCGGCCAATCCGCCCTCGGGCTGCAGGTTCCATACCCGCTGCCCGTTCGTCCAGGACAAATGCCGTTCGGTGGAGCCGCTGCTGGAAGAGGTCCTGCCGGGCCGTCCGGTAGCCTGTCATTTCCCGTTGCTTCCGAAATCCTGA
- a CDS encoding M48 family metallopeptidase, giving the protein MQIQLEDQMVTLHVQYAKRKKLSVTVDGSDLITVKAPKGTSEETILGAVASLGPKILEKLRSNAAARQVPRVKAYEGDEEAFLYLGKEYALHELIGDRQADAEELKLALKKFYTASLKKIIAERIKPYQTQLRVKPKSMEIVESRTKWGSCSFDGKLTFNYRLAMAPPEVIDYVIIHELCHLLHMNHDRSFWRRLGSIMPDYKEKEAYLARQGQFMTL; this is encoded by the coding sequence ATGCAGATTCAACTAGAAGATCAGATGGTTACGTTACATGTCCAGTATGCCAAGCGCAAGAAGCTTTCCGTAACGGTGGACGGCTCGGACCTCATTACCGTTAAGGCGCCCAAGGGAACGAGTGAAGAGACGATCCTCGGTGCGGTAGCAAGTCTAGGCCCGAAGATTCTGGAGAAGCTGCGCAGCAATGCGGCGGCACGGCAGGTGCCGAGGGTTAAGGCTTATGAGGGCGACGAAGAAGCCTTCTTGTACTTGGGGAAGGAGTATGCGCTGCATGAGCTGATTGGGGACCGGCAGGCGGATGCAGAGGAGCTGAAGCTTGCGCTGAAGAAGTTCTATACGGCCAGTCTGAAAAAAATCATCGCAGAGCGCATCAAGCCCTACCAGACGCAGCTCAGAGTGAAGCCGAAGAGTATGGAGATTGTGGAGTCGCGGACCAAGTGGGGGAGCTGCAGCTTTGACGGCAAGCTGACGTTCAACTACCGCCTGGCCATGGCGCCGCCCGAAGTGATCGACTATGTCATCATTCATGAGCTGTGTCATCTGCTGCATATGAATCATGACCGTTCCTTCTGGCGGCGCTTGGGCAGTATTATGCCGGACTATAAGGAGAAGGAGGCCTACCTGGCCCGGCAGGGGCAGTTCATGACGCTATGA
- a CDS encoding GNAT family N-acetyltransferase has translation MQELKFVRDYKDIEPLRNSFLGLAKDTFELELERWYEEGFWTDKYVPYSYAEGNRIVANVSVNLLELTINGVKSPAVQIGTVMTHPDYRGRGLSARLMDKVLEEYGQACEFMYLFANESVLEFYPKFGFHPVEEQIFSMACPGGTAGSAAIRKLDLADPRDLSLVSTLGAQRVPVSERFGIAGAHGLLMFYCLNVFSDQLYYLEDENLIAICQQENGQLELFDLISAQPVSCREIALKLADSDTETIVFHFTPDDDGLELSGSSHSEGLFVRTQGGQQYPANVKHPATSIA, from the coding sequence ATGCAAGAATTGAAGTTTGTTAGGGATTACAAAGATATAGAGCCGCTGCGGAATAGCTTTTTGGGGCTGGCAAAAGACACGTTCGAGCTGGAGCTGGAGCGCTGGTATGAGGAGGGCTTCTGGACGGATAAGTATGTTCCATATTCTTACGCGGAGGGAAACCGGATCGTGGCGAATGTCTCGGTAAATCTGCTGGAGCTAACCATTAATGGAGTGAAGTCCCCTGCTGTGCAGATCGGAACGGTGATGACTCATCCTGACTATAGAGGACGCGGCCTGTCTGCCCGGTTGATGGACAAGGTGCTGGAGGAGTATGGACAAGCGTGTGAATTCATGTATCTTTTTGCCAATGAGTCAGTCTTGGAGTTCTATCCTAAATTCGGCTTCCACCCGGTGGAAGAACAGATCTTCTCCATGGCCTGCCCCGGGGGCACTGCCGGATCTGCGGCAATCCGCAAGCTGGATCTTGCCGACCCGCGTGATCTGAGTCTGGTCTCTACCCTTGGAGCGCAGCGGGTACCGGTATCTGAGCGTTTTGGCATCGCCGGCGCCCATGGACTATTGATGTTCTACTGCCTGAACGTATTCAGCGACCAGCTCTATTACCTGGAGGACGAGAATCTCATTGCCATCTGCCAGCAGGAGAATGGGCAGCTTGAGCTCTTCGATCTAATCAGCGCACAGCCCGTCTCCTGCCGCGAAATTGCCCTGAAGCTTGCAGACAGCGACACGGAGACGATTGTCTTTCACTTCACTCCTGATGATGATGGCCTGGAGCTGTCAGGCAGCAGCCATTCAGAGGGCCTATTCGTCCGCACTCAGGGCGGGCAGCAATATCCTGCGAACGTTAAGCATCCGGCTACTTCCATCGCCTAG
- a CDS encoding asparagine synthase-related protein: MSAIAGIYSMQHGPLDPELGPRLMQELQRYPADDARGWSADGLFLGCHAQWITPQSRGEVLPYYDPQRKLAIVADAIIDNRSELFGQLQVVREDRESMPDSLLILLAYEKWGDQAPVHLVGDFAFMIWDAGRQTLFGARDFSGSRTLYFHRSGRQFSFCTVIHPLFTLMDGGHELHEGWISEYLAGQGRMDVADMFSTVYQGVEQLPPAHSMTVSPQGITFSRYYTFQTPPPLRLRSNGEYEEAFREVFGRAVRDRLRTHLEAGANLSGGLDSGAVVSFAAEELRRTGKLLHTFSSYPLDHFTGFKLGQRVTDERPYIQETIDYVGNIEPSFCNFPDRSSYGEIDEWLDIMEMPYKFIENSYWLKGIYEQAGLKNAGVLLSGQRGNWSISWGPALDYQAKLLREFRWFSFYRENKLYSHSMGVSRKRMLKIAGRKVFPALGQLMAGKQEAAPELIHPEFARRTGVQERLKELDQSPASQTVYDIRREHFRQPHVWNVNGTAATKLSLKYRVWDRDATNDLRVINFCMSVPEEQYVQNGMDRSLIRRAMEGRLPDKVRLNQTRRGIQGADGITRMLPEWQRFQQELREMLQDPRTSSYLNRPGLAGCLDRLGSEPEPLLIFNTDFRLLTRGLVFYRFLKRLS, translated from the coding sequence ATGAGTGCAATCGCCGGGATCTATTCTATGCAGCATGGGCCGCTGGACCCGGAGCTTGGCCCGCGCCTGATGCAGGAGCTGCAGCGTTATCCGGCGGATGATGCCCGGGGCTGGAGTGCGGATGGGCTGTTTCTCGGGTGCCACGCACAGTGGATTACCCCGCAGTCCCGGGGCGAGGTGCTTCCTTATTATGATCCGCAGCGGAAGCTGGCGATCGTAGCTGATGCCATTATTGATAACCGCAGCGAGCTCTTCGGACAACTTCAGGTTGTCCGGGAGGATCGGGAGTCGATGCCGGACAGCCTGCTGATTCTTCTGGCCTATGAGAAATGGGGAGATCAGGCTCCGGTGCATCTGGTCGGAGATTTTGCCTTCATGATCTGGGATGCCGGCAGGCAGACGCTGTTTGGAGCGAGGGATTTCTCGGGGAGCCGGACGCTGTACTTCCACCGCTCAGGCAGACAGTTCTCCTTCTGTACCGTGATTCATCCGCTATTCACGCTAATGGATGGAGGGCACGAGCTGCATGAAGGCTGGATCTCGGAATATCTGGCGGGCCAGGGCCGGATGGATGTCGCGGATATGTTCTCCACGGTCTATCAGGGTGTGGAGCAGCTGCCCCCGGCGCATTCGATGACGGTCAGTCCGCAGGGGATTACCTTCTCCAGGTATTACACCTTCCAGACTCCGCCGCCACTCCGGCTGCGCAGCAATGGGGAGTATGAGGAAGCGTTCCGTGAGGTGTTCGGACGGGCTGTCCGGGACCGGCTGCGTACCCACCTTGAAGCTGGTGCGAACTTAAGCGGCGGGCTGGATTCAGGGGCGGTGGTGAGCTTTGCGGCGGAGGAGCTTCGCCGTACCGGCAAGCTGCTCCACACGTTCAGCTCGTATCCTCTGGATCACTTTACAGGGTTCAAGCTGGGCCAGCGGGTGACTGATGAGCGTCCATATATTCAGGAGACCATCGACTATGTCGGGAACATTGAGCCTAGCTTCTGCAATTTTCCTGACCGCAGCTCATATGGTGAAATCGACGAATGGCTCGATATTATGGAGATGCCCTACAAATTCATAGAGAATTCCTATTGGCTCAAAGGCATATATGAACAAGCCGGACTGAAGAATGCCGGTGTACTGCTCAGCGGACAGCGGGGCAACTGGAGTATCTCCTGGGGACCGGCGCTGGATTATCAGGCGAAGCTGCTGCGTGAATTCCGCTGGTTCAGCTTTTACCGGGAGAACAAACTGTACAGCCATTCGATGGGAGTAAGCCGCAAAAGAATGCTGAAAATAGCCGGGCGCAAGGTATTCCCCGCCTTGGGCCAGCTGATGGCCGGGAAGCAGGAGGCTGCGCCGGAGCTGATCCATCCTGAATTTGCCCGGCGGACAGGGGTGCAGGAGCGGCTGAAGGAGCTGGACCAGTCGCCTGCCTCCCAGACTGTGTACGATATCCGCAGAGAGCATTTCCGCCAGCCGCATGTCTGGAATGTGAATGGAACGGCGGCTACCAAGCTGTCGCTGAAGTACAGGGTATGGGACCGGGATGCGACGAATGACCTGCGTGTCATCAACTTCTGTATGTCGGTGCCTGAGGAGCAATACGTCCAGAACGGAATGGACCGCTCGCTCATCCGCCGGGCGATGGAAGGGCGGCTGCCGGATAAGGTCAGGCTTAACCAGACCCGGCGCGGCATCCAGGGGGCGGACGGCATTACGCGTATGCTGCCCGAGTGGCAGCGGTTTCAGCAGGAGCTGAGGGAGATGCTGCAAGACCCCCGTACTTCGTCTTATCTGAATCGTCCCGGGCTCGCCGGATGCTTGGACCGGCTGGGTAGTGAGCCCGAACCATTATTAATCTTTAACACGGATTTCCGCCTTCTTACACGAGGACTGGTGTTTTACCGCTTTTTGAAGCGGCTCTCCTGA
- a CDS encoding paeninodin family lasso peptide has protein sequence MKKEYSKPALEVLDVKMTMAGPGVSIADAFQADPDEIVSHS, from the coding sequence ATGAAAAAGGAATACAGCAAGCCTGCATTGGAAGTGTTGGATGTGAAAATGACTATGGCTGGCCCGGGGGTATCCATTGCCGATGCGTTCCAAGCCGATCCAGATGAAATCGTTAGTCACTCCTAG
- a CDS encoding aldolase: MAGTVQCPGYKAFGLQILSEFALPELPRTDQPGRIGSLSVIEGRLLERWEAIPKITPNLGIAEHEVMFMVKGTAIFSIQNGSTITVSPAAGADPDSIRLFILGSCMGVVLMQKGILALHGSSLVLDNKAYALVGRSGAGKSTLASYLMDQGHLLVSDDVIPVLVHNGHPLAVPGYPQQKLWQQSLDYLGMNSSAYRPLFQRETKFAVPVHDRFQSEPLPLAGIFELSVVQDGPVAVEAISGLDRLHTLYNHTYQKALVDPMGVREWHFGLLASFVNRLPMYRLTRPEQGFSAPQQTEMIMETIMPKVKEMNL, from the coding sequence ATGGCTGGCACAGTGCAATGCCCCGGTTATAAGGCTTTTGGCCTGCAAATCCTCAGTGAGTTCGCGCTACCAGAACTTCCCCGTACGGATCAGCCCGGAAGAATAGGCAGCCTGTCGGTAATTGAAGGCCGTCTGCTTGAGCGATGGGAAGCAATACCGAAGATTACGCCGAATCTGGGCATCGCGGAGCATGAAGTGATGTTCATGGTGAAGGGAACCGCTATTTTTTCCATACAGAACGGCAGTACGATTACAGTCTCTCCAGCAGCAGGCGCAGATCCGGATAGCATCCGCTTGTTCATTCTGGGCAGCTGTATGGGTGTAGTATTGATGCAAAAAGGCATACTGGCCCTGCACGGCAGCTCGCTTGTGCTGGATAATAAGGCTTATGCGCTGGTGGGGCGTTCAGGTGCGGGTAAATCCACGCTTGCCTCCTATCTGATGGATCAGGGACATCTCCTGGTCAGTGACGACGTTATTCCCGTGTTGGTGCATAATGGACATCCATTAGCTGTTCCAGGTTATCCCCAGCAGAAGCTGTGGCAGCAGAGCCTGGACTATTTGGGAATGAATTCGTCTGCGTACCGTCCGCTGTTTCAGCGGGAGACCAAGTTCGCCGTACCGGTACATGACCGGTTCCAGAGTGAGCCGCTGCCGCTGGCCGGCATATTTGAACTGTCTGTGGTGCAGGACGGGCCGGTGGCCGTAGAGGCGATAAGCGGCTTGGACCGGCTTCATACCTTATACAATCATACCTATCAAAAAGCGCTGGTCGACCCGATGGGTGTCAGAGAATGGCACTTCGGGCTGCTGGCCTCGTTCGTGAACCGGCTGCCGATGTACCGGCTGACCCGCCCTGAGCAGGGCTTCAGTGCACCGCAGCAGACGGAAATGATTATGGAGACGATTATGCCCAAGGTGAAGGAGATGAATCTATGA
- a CDS encoding lasso peptide biosynthesis PqqD family chaperone, with the protein MNTTKVLSPDSVLVQREGNIASDMDGEKVMLNVKNGKYYNLGEVGGEIWEALASPVSIRQIAGKIQEIFEVPAELAQQDVIDFVQNLLNEDLVSIVSGP; encoded by the coding sequence ATGAATACTACAAAAGTGCTGTCGCCGGATTCGGTACTGGTTCAACGGGAAGGTAATATCGCAAGTGATATGGACGGCGAGAAGGTCATGCTGAATGTGAAGAACGGCAAATACTACAACCTCGGCGAAGTCGGCGGTGAGATCTGGGAAGCATTGGCTTCACCGGTATCGATTCGGCAGATTGCCGGGAAGATTCAGGAGATCTTTGAGGTACCGGCAGAGCTGGCGCAGCAGGATGTCATTGATTTTGTACAGAATCTGCTGAATGAGGATCTGGTCTCCATCGTTAGCGGACCATGA
- a CDS encoding lasso peptide biosynthesis B2 protein, with product MMTLRRLRLLLVHDKALLTLLPETLWRLMLVRIQLLFPFARTAPQLGVKSLETPAVSKPSDIRRIQQITKAIRVMSRYTPWKSTCMVRAVAALKMLEKRGIESTLYMGVARDKQGQMIAHAWLRSGAHYVSGDDAMQGFVVVEKFAKVLQAE from the coding sequence ATGATGACCCTCCGGCGGCTCCGTCTCCTGCTGGTGCATGACAAGGCGTTGCTTACGCTGCTTCCCGAGACATTATGGCGGCTGATGCTGGTCCGAATCCAGCTGTTGTTCCCCTTTGCCCGGACAGCTCCGCAGCTTGGGGTGAAATCCCTGGAGACTCCCGCAGTATCCAAGCCTTCCGATATTCGCCGCATCCAGCAGATTACCAAGGCAATCCGGGTGATGAGCCGCTATACTCCCTGGAAAAGCACCTGTATGGTCCGGGCGGTAGCCGCCCTGAAGATGCTGGAGAAGCGGGGCATTGAGAGCACCCTCTATATGGGGGTCGCCCGCGATAAGCAGGGACAAATGATTGCCCACGCCTGGCTGCGCAGCGGAGCCCATTATGTCTCCGGGGATGATGCGATGCAAGGCTTCGTGGTGGTGGAGAAGTTCGCGAAGGTGTTACAAGCCGAGTAA
- a CDS encoding ABC transporter ATP-binding protein: MQAIIYYVRQLQRLSGVKLYLNLLGMVISGLLESSAILLLVPMLGMAGIQLGGAAAGYHLPMLGFISELPQSTALLLVLGSYVLIVLCQNLIARFVAIRNVEIQQTYGRQLRVEVYSALLRAQWSFFLKKRTSDLINMMTTELARVLAGISGFLQFLTSLLFTLVQIAFAFWLSPKMTLGVLVCAALLSIFSRRFIRKAKRLGSRSTELGKTYLGGITDQLNGIKDIKSNNLEQSRLEWLHAFTGEVKQEQLDYTRLRSNSQLLYKLSSTLLIAVFIFVSFRFMQVEGPNLLLVILVFTRLWPTFSTLQSLLEQLASVVPSFKQLQSLQEECLAAVEHEADHGGERVLPMTLEHGLEARNVDFRYHADEPQYSLQNVNVRIPARQMTAIVGRSGAGKSTLVDLLMGLMQPENGEILADGEPITGERLLSYRRSIGYVAQDPFLYNATIRDNLMMIKPDAEEAELWEALEFASSADFVRKLPDGLDTLLGDRGVRLSGGERQRLVLARAIIRKPSILVLDEATSALDTENEQRIQEALERIKASVTVIVIAHRLSTIRGADQILVIDQGRVIQQGVYSGLASEKGGMFSRLLKGQEEAG; this comes from the coding sequence ATGCAAGCTATAATCTACTACGTCCGGCAGCTTCAACGGTTGTCGGGCGTGAAGCTGTATCTTAATCTGTTAGGCATGGTGATCAGCGGTCTGCTGGAGAGCTCCGCCATTCTGCTGCTGGTTCCCATGCTTGGCATGGCTGGCATTCAGCTGGGCGGCGCGGCGGCGGGCTATCATCTGCCTATGCTCGGATTCATCAGTGAACTGCCGCAGTCCACAGCGCTGCTGCTGGTGCTGGGCAGTTATGTTCTGATTGTGCTCTGCCAGAATCTGATCGCAAGGTTCGTGGCGATCCGCAATGTCGAAATTCAGCAGACCTATGGCAGGCAGCTGCGGGTTGAGGTCTATAGCGCATTGCTGCGGGCGCAGTGGTCTTTTTTTCTGAAGAAGCGCACCTCCGATCTGATCAACATGATGACCACCGAGCTGGCCAGAGTCCTGGCGGGTATCAGCGGCTTCCTGCAGTTCCTGACTTCGCTGTTGTTCACCCTGGTGCAGATTGCCTTTGCCTTCTGGCTGTCCCCCAAGATGACACTGGGAGTTCTCGTCTGCGCGGCGCTGCTGTCCATCTTCTCCCGGCGCTTCATCCGTAAGGCGAAGAGACTGGGCAGCCGCAGCACGGAGCTGGGCAAGACATATCTAGGCGGTATTACCGATCAGCTGAATGGAATCAAGGATATCAAAAGCAATAATCTGGAGCAGTCCCGCCTCGAATGGCTGCATGCCTTCACTGGCGAGGTTAAGCAGGAGCAGCTCGACTACACACGCCTGCGTTCCAACTCCCAGCTCCTGTATAAGCTGTCTTCCACGCTGCTGATTGCTGTGTTTATCTTCGTGTCCTTCCGGTTCATGCAAGTGGAGGGGCCGAATCTGCTGCTGGTCATTCTCGTATTCACCCGGCTGTGGCCGACCTTCTCGACGCTGCAGTCGCTGCTGGAGCAGCTGGCCTCAGTAGTGCCATCCTTCAAACAATTGCAATCGCTGCAGGAAGAATGTCTGGCCGCTGTCGAGCATGAAGCGGATCATGGCGGAGAACGGGTGCTGCCTATGACGCTGGAGCACGGTCTGGAAGCCCGGAATGTCGATTTCCGTTATCATGCGGACGAGCCGCAATATTCGCTCCAGAACGTCAATGTGCGGATTCCCGCCCGGCAGATGACGGCGATTGTCGGACGTTCAGGCGCCGGCAAAAGCACGCTCGTTGATCTGCTCATGGGACTGATGCAGCCGGAGAACGGGGAGATCCTGGCGGACGGCGAGCCGATCACCGGGGAGCGGCTGCTGTCCTACCGGAGATCCATCGGGTATGTGGCACAGGACCCGTTCCTGTATAACGCAACCATCCGCGATAATCTGATGATGATCAAGCCGGACGCGGAGGAGGCGGAGCTGTGGGAGGCACTGGAGTTTGCCTCCTCGGCGGACTTTGTCCGCAAGCTGCCGGACGGACTGGATACGCTGCTCGGCGACCGGGGCGTCCGCCTGTCGGGCGGGGAACGTCAACGCCTGGTGCTGGCACGCGCCATTATCCGCAAGCCGTCGATCCTGGTGCTCGATGAAGCGACTAGTGCACTCGACACCGAGAACGAGCAGCGGATTCAAGAGGCGCTGGAGCGCATTAAGGCTTCTGTGACCGTCATCGTCATTGCCCACCGCCTGTCCACGATCCGGGGAGCCGATCAGATTCTGGTCATCGACCAGGGCCGAGTCATCCAGCAGGGAGTCTACAGCGGCCTGGCTTCCGAGAAGGGCGGCATGTTTAGCCGGCTATTGAAGGGACAGGAAGAGGCTGGATAA